Part of the Chanodichthys erythropterus isolate Z2021 chromosome 13, ASM2448905v1, whole genome shotgun sequence genome is shown below.
CTACATGGGGCTGGTCAGCATTGATGATCTTCAGGCAGCTGTGGTAGGTGCGCTTCAGAGCATGAGCCTCTGTATGGTATTTCTGCAGCTTTTTGGCTATAAGATCAGCTGGCATCATTGTCCTGGGTGTTTCTAAACGCTGTGCAACCTCTTCACTTTCAGGCCACATGAAGGTGACGTGATATATATCTGAAACATGGAAAGGAAACATGTGGGCATATTATACAATATGTGCTGAGGTGGAAGTACTGAGTGTAAAACATATATAGAAAACAACCCTTTTTTTCATGGCATTTATTTTGACAGTGAATGTCCTGAAAAAGATTCATAAACAGAGatcataaataaacaaaagggGAAATGGCAATTATGTGGAAATGGTGCATCCGCACCATCATAAATCTGTAGGGAGCTCTGGCTTTTGTTCATTACAGCTGGGCTTTTCGAAAACCCTGAGGACACACAGGCCCGATTTGGATTCGGCAAACAAGTTGAGCGCTGTCAAGGTCCACAGATAATGAAATGCATTCTAACAATTGTGCATGTTAGCTGCCTGTCTCACAGTCCCACTCTCTGAACTAAGAAATGTGTAATGATCATACAGACATTACCTCCTGTGACAGGGTCTATCCTCTTGCCCGAGCTCCTTTCAATCAGGACGACATCAGGAGCTTCCAGCATCACTGCGAGGAAAGAGTTAAAAGAAAGCTCTAGAGTTTGACACATCCTCTGGGGGAGTGATAGTGAGTCCCAGAGAGATATTTGGTCGGTCTCATTATCGAGTCCTGATTCAAACCTCTTGTTTTTCAGTTGGGAACAACAAAGTGTTTGGACAACATGCCACTAACCAACATGATCTGGGGTGATGCCTGCTTCTTGTAGACATAGCGCCTCTTCTTGCGTCATGGGAATGGCTTCCAAAAGCCAGCCCTGGAAATACAATGCATGTTATGCACACCTGAGAAGGAACAAACAATTTGCTTTAACAATAATACAACTCTCTGGTGACATATAGAGTCCAACTTTGCTAGTGACACACACAATGCTGACACAATCTGCTATTAACACAGCTGTAACCAGACAATTCTCCTGTTTACATTTCTATAAATGCACTTGCTTTTCCCCATGGTCAACTACTATGCTTAAATTGTTGtttaaaattgttttcatatgagCAAAACAATATCCTCCctgaaaaaatactttaaaaaacagtaataggctttgaatgaataattttatataaataattcatataaatTGCTGCCCTGTACCAGTGTAAATAATGAATGTATAAATTGTTGTATGAATAAGGAGTAAAACTGGCCCATATGGGGTCTCATGCAGGGAGGCAAATGGAGGGTTAAATCCATAAAAACCTTGAAAATGTGCCTAATTCTCCAGCTCCTCTCCGCACTTCTCACTTagcaataaaaataacataagaAGAAAGGAAACGCATGCATATCATTCATTAGCTGCAAATCCATGAAAAAAATCCTCCTCTCTAATAGTCTCCTAAATCCCAAGGCTTGCTGTGCAATGGTGCGGTAAAATAAAGAACAGTCAAAGAAACCATCTCCCAAAAGTGCTTGTTAGGGGCCAACTTATTACTGCAGTGAAtaatcttaaaataaataaacatatgcaACAAACATTTATAGATCTAAGTATTATCAGAGGAGCTGTGGGTTTTTGCTGCCGAGTTTCGAGTGTCTGTTTGATATCAGCCTTTGTTTTTTTAGGCTTTGATCTTTAACGGCAAACCTATCCTTTGCTTCACCTGATCTCAGCGCGCAAGTTTCCTCCCACTTACTTTCCCATTAAGCATTTGATTGCCTCTGTGGCTGGGAAGCCCATGAGCAGGGCCTGACGCACAGATTGCATGAAAGGCCTCTAGCCTACACAATCTAACTGGCATGAATATAGGGGAAATACAGGGTGGATGTTGAGTGTCTGTTTAGTTTGTTGATGTGCAGCATTTCTAGAAGAGCATGatgaagtaatatttattacagAATACACAAAAATCAAGTAAAGAGCAGATTATATACTAATATGCATATGTAGATATTCAGAGGTTTGACAAAGAAACCTAGGTAGAGTCCAAACTTGCTTCAGTCAAACTACAGTACACACATATGCTCCGTGCACACATTAACTCCCACACACATACATCCGAACACAGCCCCACTGCGACTTGCTCCATTCCGTTTCATCCACACATCAAAAGCGGCCGTGGTGCAGAAGCAGTGGGCTCAGACAGAGACCCTAGGACTGGAACATCTGCAGTGAGGCCAGCTATCACAGGAGGGACATGCGTAGAGCAGATGTCACCAGCCAGCCCAACAGCAGGCAAGGCAGGGGAGCAGAAGCGGCGCCCCGACATGTCACTCACAGACCCCAACACACAGCTCCCCCACACAATAGACCGACAATATGGCAGCAGTAGCGGCTGCAAAACACTCCACTTGACTTTAACAATTAGATCTCAATTAGTTGTCCACTTATGTTAACCACTGATTTGCTTTAATGTTGCTTTAGTCATCTTAAACATAATGcaaaacactgaaaaaactAAGACATGTCGCATCAATCCAGCATGATTACATAGAAAAGCaattaaaaaactacaaaatctATGTGCACATTAATTGAATGTACACTACAGCCTAAGTTTAGagagaatatttttattcagcaaggatgcagtaaatttatcaaaattgacagtaaagccatttataatgttacaaatgcttttttaaatatttttaaaatagaaagttattttaattgtaatgatatttcacaatattatattGCTGAGCATTAGAAAGTTCTTTCaaagtatttttaagaaaacttttaaaacccatctcaaacttttgaatgatattgTACAATTGTCTTTTTATTGCTGTTCAACTGaatcatattattatattttaaaataaaatttcaggTAAAACAACACCGTAAGCATTATTTGCATTGTGTGCTCTCAAAAAGTTTCATTAAATCATTTTCAAACTTTCCTTTAGATTCCTCCTTTCTCCCTCAAAATAGAATTACAGACACTATGCAAATTCAAACAGCATAACTTTATTTGGAAGCCTCATTAGGGATCCGGATGACTGTGTCATGCGCCCCatgatctttctttctttctttccttccttcttttttctcatttactttAGGGTCCATCTTTTTTTCCAGGACTGAAAGGCACTCATTAAATTGACATTTTACTTTAAATCACTATTCATTACCTATGCTCCTTCTCTTCATTTTCCACAAGAGTACAAGTCTAAAGTTTTACAAACAGCAGCCTCATGAGAGAACGAGAGAGCGAGGGAGAACGAATTAAGACAGCTTGAGAAGCAGTGACAGGCGGAGATGAACTAGATGACCTAGATTAGGCATGATTAACATTCATTGTTGCTTAATTTGGAAAAACAGGTAGACAAGCACACACACGCGCAGGCATCAGTGGCAGAGCAATTAAGCTTAGCTGTCTAGGCTCCAGTGGTGATGTGACATGTCAATCATTCCATTCTTTGGCCCATTTAAGTGTGTGCGAAGCAAAGGACCATGAGATGAAGGCTCCTCGTGGTGAGCCAGAGATGCTTTGTCAGGTGTCTAAATCTACAGAGGAAAAACTCTACCTCAATCCTCTGCTCATATGCAGATCAGTCGGGatggaaaataattaaataacctGATAAATACTATCAGACAGTTTGCCTGAAGGGATAAACATCCATTACTAGATTCAAAGCAGTCACTAATCACAAACTACTGAGATTAAAAGGTGAAAGTTAAAGGATGCCAAACGGAAAAAGTTTTGCGATGGGATTCTTGGCTGAGTAAAGCCATTTGCGGAGTTTAGTGATGAATAAAAGGAGATGCTGTTTGGAGTGGGATGATTTACATATTCCTCCGTGCGGCTGCACAGAACAAACTGACACTTCAGAAAAAGACACGATCAGGGAGTCCGTGATTGATTGTGTGATTTGACTGAAAGATGAAAGGAGGAATCAAAAGGTGCGAGATCTGAGAGTGAACGTGAACGGACACCTCAGCGGTGAGATTTCTTAAGTGGCATTAGTGCTGAGATCACATGTAACTGGCAGCCGGTGAGGGgcctgctggtgatgaaaggtTTGCTCCGAGAACTCTCACCAGCAGTCTTGCGTTCCCCGAGACCCATCCCAGCAGTCCTCAAGGGACGCAGAGAAACACACGTCTAATTATTTATCATAGAAGGTTGAGTGTagataaagaaaaaatatgaCAAATTATTTGGGCATCACGCTTGTAGACATTACACGCGGTTCAAAACGTGCAAGTTCAGGATGAAAATATGTTTCTCTCACTGGATTGTTTCATCTTTCACATTTTAGACAGGTTGAGCAAAACACACAGTGTTCATTTttctaaattaattacaaaataaataaataaaagtctatatatataaaaaaacaagtcCTTACCCGTCGCACACAGTCGGGTTTTGATAGGCGCTGCTGAATCAACTGGCTCCAGAGGTCTTTGGAAATCTTCTATCAGACCAACATTAACAACAATAAATCACAGTGagtaaatgttttaatcaaattcaattatttaaaaaaacaaaaatataaattaaataaataaatattactatcaatatactatattaataattaactatattaataacaatcctatatattaacataatataatataatatttgaaaTTAAAACAGATTTGTACTGATGGCTGTCCAGTCAGAtcatcaaataataataaataacaactGACTCCTGTCATTTGTATGTTGATCAGACCAACATAAACAACAATTAATCACGGAGAATAAACATATTAATcaaatttaatgaataaaaatattactaaTACTGAACTTAAATCAActcataacataatataatacatttagaaCTGACTCCTGTCACTTGTGTCTTTAACATTACCTTCTAAACCTACCTGAGATAAATCTGTTCTCTACTAACTGACTGTCCACCAAAACAATCcaattattaataaacaaatacattcaaatatGCTGTTGAATCTCTGATTATTTATGACATCCTCTGCTGCTTTCATCTCACTCTCCTTTGtgaattttgtgaaaatgataataatTGGAATCTTTTGGATCGTTCTATTTTAAACTCAAGGCCATGGCGAGTTTAAGTGAGAGGataattagaataattaaacCATTGGGAGGCACTTTTCCTAAGCacatctctctcttttcttctAATTCTATTCAACCTTCCTGATTTATCAACTAACTAGCCGGCATTGCATTTGCATGATCAGACTTCAGACAAAATCACTTCTATGTCTTTACAATACCACAGAGACCGCAATTACCAGCATCCAGAGAGTGTAGCAAATGCTGACAACATTACCTTTCCTACTTGCTACatctaaaatgtttttcatgatcaaggcattCCAGACTACTTTTCCTTGAAGATACTTTGCAATTAAGTAGtaatacacacaaatacatgcAGACTCCCTGTTTTagagttttaaaaaaattgtcataaaaTTTTGTGGGAAACCTTATAGAAGTATATGTGTTTTCAAGAGAAATGACAGAGAAACAGAGAACCCACCTGTTTTTTGTCTTgatttttgtcatcatttaagATATCGCTAAGAGTTACGTGAATAGCCTGTGTGTGCTCACACAACTTCTTAGCCTGCGGCAAGACAAAAGAGGACAGACTGAAGCAGCATATAAAATGTAGaaacactgacaaaaatgaaaatgctcaGAAGCGCATGATGTGCTACAGAACAGGTAATGCTGTAGAGAGGACTAAATCAGTACTGGGATCTCTGAGGCCTGATGGTGTAACTATGATGAATATCTTGTTTAAATTAACTCTGATGAAACTCTGACGTGACAGGCctatttataaatacatttcatGGCTGAGGAAAGCACAAAATTACAGACAAAGTTATTTACAGGAGCACCACACTTGCTGGATATCACCTTAAAAGACAAGAAATAAACACTAGAATCATTTAATTGTAGCTTGAAACAAAGTACAATTACTTTAGTCACTCAATAATTTTAATGACTCTTACTATTGTTCCTTTCCCAGATGCTGGAGGACCCAACAATATGATTCTTGGCACTGAAACAGATTTATTTGTAAAATCAATTAACTGTCCTCAATACATTGTTGATGCAAGATGACATTGATAGTTAATTAAGTCTTATAGTGTAATAAAAAAGCTGCCAGTAAGTGTCATTCTAtaattataattgtttttttatctGAACAGTGTAAACTAGTTGGAGCTCTGCAGATCCTGCAACTTCTTATATGATATTTTATACGACTGCGCCATCTTGTGGTAGGGGACGTATGATTGTATTGTTGTACTTTTataagatatattttaaaaataaataaaaacgttaAGAATTTATCACGAATACAATTACAAAAATCTTACCATCAATACTGTCCCTTTTCAGGAAGTTAATCAGGTATTGAATTGGGTCCTCTGGTTTGTCCACCATCAAATTTCTCACTAGTGTCtgcaaatgtcatttattaatttgagtGAAATTGCCTTATAGATTATCATAAACTTGTTAAACATTGTCTAGTAAAATGTCTATACCTGGACCAAATGAAATATGTCATGTTTCTCTGCGTAAATGGCCATCTCAGGAGGGATTCTGAGGGGCCTGACAGTTGCATCCATCACTGCAGTAGTTACACCACACGACACAGAAAGTCACCAAAAGCTtgaaaactgtaaaataaaatgtgccTTGGTTCACAAAGAGAGACTATTAAATCAACAAAACACATAAAAGAGTCTTTTATGAGGTTAAACATGTACAAAAGGCGGGAAAAGACTCAAACAAACTAGGTTTTCGGACTGACCTTTCAAAGTCAGACAAATGATTGCATTTAGATTGGTTTTCTTGCTTTTTGCTTtaagaaatgttactttttactATGTAGGTACTTGATTAAAAACAAGATGCAGTTTACTGTTTTGATGGAGAGTCAGaattaagaaatatattttatgttaccTTGAAATGTAGTTGTTGATAGTTTGCTGTGCAAACGCGTTTGTTGATGTTTGTTGCCATTGGTAACTTGGTCAGCCAATCACCACCACCAGAGGGCGCACGAGTATCCTACTCTTGTTGCTAAgcagtgcaaagtcaatgcaacAGAAACAATGTAACGTTACAGATGTTTGATATGCCTCTACAATACGTACTACTAATTCAGGTAAGTTCTAGTTCATAtgaatatgttatttattatgatgaataccatctctgtttacctttttttttattattataataaaatactaCTTTTTTCTTCTCAAATCCAAACATCTCAGTACTGCAAACGTGGGTTTTCAAGCTGTATGTCTCTAACTTTACACTGCTATTGGGTTAACAACAATCTCTCTCTAAACAGTACTGTTCTTATTCTGCACTCTAACATTACTGTATCCATTTTAAACAGGTCAAGTACTGAGATGGCTGACGTCAGAGAGCAGTTACTTTCCACTGAGGAGAAGTATAAACGTTTTAAACAACagcaatttatatttataaccgCTCTTGAGCGCTCGAGGGAGCATGCCAGGGACAAAACTGAGCCTGTCTCCACCGTCGCACAGGTTATGATGCATTctttgaaattatatatatatatatatatatatatatatatatatatatatatatatatatatatatatatatatatatatatatatatatatataaactgttttctgtttaaatatattttatatgcatttctATGATAGTAAAGCTGAATATTTAATCAGTCAATagtccagtctttagtgtcacatgatacttcagaactcattctaatattctaattttgTGCTCAGGAaacttctttttattattaatgttggaAGCTACAGCTGTGCTGatcaatattttgtggaaactggtGCATTTTGTAACTTACAGGATTCTCAGATTAATAGAATagcatttgtttgaaaatgatttttttttttttttaaagtctttactttcacttttgatcaatttaatgcatccttgctgaataaaaataatttaaaaatataatcttACTGAGCCCAGCATAATATGAATTTGACATTTTCAGTAAATGATGATATTCCTCTGTAGGTCCAAAGGTACATGACTCACCACTGCAGCAATTCCACAGACAGATGCATCTTTTCACTCTTTTTGGAAATTATTTCTGATCTTGGAGGCGTTTTAAAACATCTCGAGTCCTCACTGTCCAGCCAAAACACTTCCTGTGAGGGCCTGGATACTTGCAGGGATATCCTCGGCCCTAACAGCAACATCAGTCAGCTAAGGGCACAGTTAAGTGACAGGGAAATTACaccatttaatttaatataattaatgtgATATCTAAATTAAAGCTTCAAGTTTAGATCCAGGATATGGATGCAAATCCTTTTCTTTTCATAGATTGAAATCAAGAAGCTCAAGAGTCGTCTTAATATGAAGAATAGCCACAATGCATCACCAttcattactttttttctttcacagcTACCCACACAATGAGATCAACCGGCTGAGCTGTGATGAAGCAAGGAATTTCTATGGTGGGATTGTTAGCGTGATTCCATTGGCTCTAGACCTCCTCACCACCTACAGTAGAGGAGGAGCTCAACGTCCCACTCCAACAGCTACAGAAACATCTCAACAAACAGTGGCAAAGAATGTGGAGATGGTTGCAGACCTTAATAAAGACATCAAAAAGAACCTGAGCAGATATAAACAAGGGGCTGGTGGCTGGCATGCTGGAAAACCAGCCTGGAAGCCACCAGGAAATACAAGGAGATAAAACACTTTTTCAATACTTATGCATGTTTTTGCTGTGAGTTTTCACACAAAGTATTATACACAATtactattttaaaatagatgactatgacaaaaatatgcaaaacatatatattttattttttgttgatcATAGCAAGTGAGGAACACAAATCTGTTTTCTCAAATTCAAAATAGAGTCCCTGGTTACCCATTACACCAATCACCGTCTGATTGTACCATAGTTCAGATAACTTTTGACAAACGACTTCAGGTGACGGACAGGTTTCCTACTTTTTCAGTAAGGCATTTTGTGAAACAACAAAATGTTTGAGAGGGCTTTTGGTATAAAAACAGAACGTAAAGTCCGAGTGACGGAAACAAAGCACAAGCTGTAAGATCACACTCATGGCAAACCGTGATAACAGTTTGAACAAAGAAAAACAGCAGTGATTTTCCATAGATTTCAATTCTCACTGTAAACTCTCTTGAGCCATTTCCCCAGCTGGCAGACCAAAgccagcattttattttattttatttgaaacagcACTTCACATATTCCTATTATATCTTGCACTGAAAACAAAGCCCAGgggcaaggttttttttttagaaagagaCAAGTATATTGCTCTTCTAGGATTCAGCAATCTTAAGAGGGcctgaattaaaaaaagaagtgCTTTTACTTCAGCCAGCTGCTACTTTTTGTTGCAGATGGGGTCTGACCTGCGTAAaacagaaatgaaaaaaaaaaaataaataaaaaaaaataaagggaTATAAGCCTTCTGGCTTACAGCAAGCAGCTTCCTTTCAAAGTTTAGTGTGTCGAAATATTGCAGTGGCCGTGTTCTGTACGCTATTAACACAAGAACATTCACCCATCTGACACATCTCAGACCACAAAGATATTTTCATTTCTCAATAGGTCTCGACTGGACAAATGCACCTACAGCAGCCTGGCCTGTGTTCTATAAGGCTCTGACGGTCCTGCAAAGCAGCAATCTAAATCTGTTTATTTTTCCCATCATCACTCATACCTTCGAGCTGGCATGAAGTGTTAGCTAAGAAGTATTGCACTGGTGACTGGGCGCTACAATCCCAGTGGAGAACAttaatgcataaaaataaaatctattacTAGAAATACAACACAAGACTTGCTTATTCTCTATAGGCGAAGCACACAAAGCACTGCTATGGCATATACACGACTTGCCTCAGCAATGAAATGCGATTTCTTATTCTACTTCACTTACGCCACATAGCTTTTtagtttttcacatttttatcagACTGATTGTTTGTTTTGTCAGAGGCATGATCTATTTACAGTGCTCTGTTTGCAGTGATCACACTCTGTATTGTGCAATTTCTGAGTCACATCAGCAGAAATTAACAATGCTCATCTGGCAGTGACTAAAAGGGGCATTTTGCGTGGACCAATCTAGGAGTATTGGAAACCGAAAAGTACTATTACAAGAGCAAATACAGTGATTAAGTCAATACATTTGCTGGAAAATACAGTACAGAGGCCCAAATAACATCCAGCCACCATGCAATATAATCACCACGGTCGCTTACTGAATGccaattataaaaacaaaacaaaaatatactgAATTACAATGAATTCATATTAGACAGGAGATTAATGAACCTTTTTGTTTGAAGACAAGATGTTCTCTTGCCACTGTGGTGACTACATGGCAACTGCCAAtcgacaatttttttttttttttttttttttttttttggccatttCATAGTACAAGAgcttttaaaatgaactaaaacaTTGCAAACCACTCTAACAAAAAGAGCGTTGCATTCTAATACTGGGTTCAAAATGATCCTCTTCTAACTGCGGACAATCATGTCAGCAGTATATACAATCAATGCTCATGGAGGGTCTCGTTGTAGTCCATGATCCGCAGATCCTGCTGCCTCCGCCGCTGAATATTATACGCCCGAGGTCTGTCCATGGGCTGCAGGTCAGCCTGCTCAGTAGCCCCTTCAAGCTCCATGCTCTCTTTGGGATTTGTGATTGGCTGAACCTTAAAATCCTTGGAAAGGCAGGTGAAGGCAGACGGCTCGCCCTCATAGTGGCTCTCGCTCTTATTGCGAAACATCTCTCTGGCTCTCTTACCCAAAAAGCTTCCAGTACTGGGGTAAGAGCCAACTGCCAGTGGGGAGTCACAGGGGAGGGCAGGAAATGAACGGGTAAGGGCGGAAAGATCTTCTTCCTGGCTGCCATTAATGAATGCTGTGGGTGTTTGTGGAGACCCGGCAGATATTTCACCATTGACACACATGTGCGTGCCTTCCTCTCTTTTCATTGGGTCGGCT
Proteins encoded:
- the ak8 gene encoding adenylate kinase 8, which translates into the protein MDATVRPLRIPPEMAIYAEKHDIFHLVQTLVRNLMVDKPEDPIQYLINFLKRDSIDVPRIILLGPPASGKGTIAKKLCEHTQAIHVTLSDILNDDKNQDKKQKISKDLWSQLIQQRLSKPDCVRRGWLLEAIPMTQEEALCLQEAGITPDHVVMLEAPDVVLIERSSGKRIDPVTGDIYHVTFMWPESEEVAQRLETPRTMMPADLIAKKLQKYHTEAHALKRTYHSCLKIINADQPHVDVFSQVLNYVRTPRHCASPYIPRILLFGPPGSGKSLQAKLLAQKYGIVDICCSELLKAVSADENHMGELIKPYLESEQQVPSSIVIRIFTERLSRMDCTTRGWVLHGFPQDVEQAEKLQESNFLPNRVFFLEMTDDIAIERVTHRAVDPVTGEWYHTVYKPAPGAEVQARLWFDPRNSETQLLKRLKEYWSHAVDLQAFYPQAAYINADQDPHTVFESLESRLVG
- the spaca9 gene encoding sperm acrosome-associated protein 9, yielding MADVREQLLSTEEKYKRFKQQQFIFITALERSREHARDKTEPVSTVAQVQRYMTHHCSNSTDRCIFSLFLEIISDLGGVLKHLESSLSSQNTSCEGLDTCRDILGPNSNISQLRAHYPHNEINRLSCDEARNFYGGIVSVIPLALDLLTTYSRGGAQRPTPTATETSQQTVAKNVEMVADLNKDIKKNLSRYKQGAGGWHAGKPAWKPPGNTRR